The following are encoded in a window of Paramormyrops kingsleyae isolate MSU_618 chromosome 12, PKINGS_0.4, whole genome shotgun sequence genomic DNA:
- the selenoh gene encoding selenoprotein H, protein MPFPVGGARERVVYMRLNMASRSKAAARQKRKASPEGAGEDVKKKKVNEEENQVEEEGQRIVIEHCKSURVYGRHAEGVRAALTEAFSDLKVQLNPQKPRRNSFEVTLFVKGEEVCLWSGLKKGPPRKLKFPDPAVVVSALEEALKSQ, encoded by the exons ATGCCGTTTCCGGTCGGAGGAGCGCGCGAGCGCGTTGTGTATATGAGACTGAATATGGCGTCGCGTTCCAAAGCAG CTGCTAGGCAGAAGCGAAAGGCTTCTCCTGAGGGAGCGGGAGAAGACGTTAAAAAGAAGAAAGTGAATGAGGAGGAAAACcaggtggaagaggagggccaGAGGATTGTCATTGAGCACTG TAAAAGCTGACGCGTGTACGGGCGTCATGCGGAGGGGGTGAGGGCTGCCCTCACGGAAGCCTTCTCCGACTTGAAGGTGCAGCTTAACCCCCAGAAGCCCAGACGCAACAGCTTTGAGGTCACTCTCTTTGTCAAGGGTGAAG AAGTGTGTCTTTGGTCGGGATTGAAGAAAGGTCCCCCTCGCAAACTCAAATTCCCTGATCCTGCAGTGGTGGTATCTGCTCTGGAGGAGGCACTGAAGAGTCAGTAA
- the clp1 gene encoding polyribonucleotide 5'-hydroxyl-kinase Clp1, with amino-acid sequence MTTEGSEKSGEEGVGTSSGSGGGGVRFELEKETELRFEVEAGEKVQLELLSGLAEVFGSELNRNKKYTFGPGSKIAVFTWQGCSVSLTGKTEVAYVSKDTPMLLYLNTHAALEQMRQQAERDNERGPRVMVVGPTDVGKSTVCRLLLSYAVRLGRRPTLVELDVGQSAVSVPGTVSALCIERPADVEEGFSVQAPLVFHFGSTTPGTNIKLYNKLTSSLAEVFSQRCEVNRKASVGGCIINTCGWVKGSGYQALVHCASAFEVDVVLVLDQERLYNELKRDLPHFVKVVLLPKSGGVVERSKDCRREARDEKIREYFYGFRGVSFYPHAFDVRFSDVRIYKIGAPSIPDSCLPLGMSQDDTQLKLVPVTPGRDLTHHVLSVSCMEDEAEAGAGGTSGPRRGVLESPVCGFIVVTAVDTQAQVMTVLSPAPRPLPRHTLLIMDIRFIDLK; translated from the exons ATGACGACGGAAGGTTCCGAGAAGTCGGGTGAGGAAGGAGTCGGGACCTCAAGCGGTTCGGGCGGAGGTGGCGTGCGATTCGAACTGGAGAAAGAGACAGAGCTACGCTTCGAGGTGGAGGCTGGAGAGAAGGTCCAGCTGGAGCTGCTGTCAGGATTGGCCGAGGTCTTCGGCTCAGAGTTAAATCGGAACAAGAAGTACACGTTTGGGCCTGGATCGAAAATCGCCGTGTTCACCTGGCAGGGCTGCAGCGTGTCACTGACAGGAAAAACTGAG GTGGCCTATGTTTCCAAGGACACCCCCATGCTTCTGTACTTGAACACCCATGCTGCACTGGAGCAGATGAGGCAACAAGCTGAGAGGGACAATGAGAGAGGGCCTCGG GTGATGGTGGTAGGTCCCACAGACGTGGGGAAATCCACAGTGTGCCGACTGCTGCTGAGTTACGCCGTGCGGTTGGGCCGGCGCCCCACCCTGGTGGAGCTGGACGTGGGGCAGAGCGCT GTGTCTGTCCCCGGCACGGTGTCGGCCCTGTGCATCGAGCGGCCGGCTGATGTGGAAGAGGGCTTCTCTGTACAGGCCCCATTGGTGTTCCACTTCGGATCCACCACACCGGGAACTAACATCAAGCTCTACAACAAG CTGACCTCCAGCCTGGCGGAGGTTTTCTCCCAGCGCTGTGAAGTGAACCGGAAGGCCAGCGTGGGCGGCTGCATCATCAATACCTGCGGCTGGGTCAAGGGCTCGGGCTACCAGGCCCTGGTCCACTGCGCCTCGGCGTTCGAGGTGGACGTGGTGCTGGTGCTGGACCAGGAGAGGCTCTACAATGAGCTGAAGCGCGACCTGCCACATTTTGTCAAGGTGGTCCTGCTGCCTAAGTCGGGCGGGGTGGTGGAGCGCTCCAAGGACTGCCGGCGGGAGGCACGAGACGAGAAGATCCGCGAGTACTTCTACGGGTTCCGCGGAGTCTCCTTCTACCCCCACGCCTTTGACGTGCGCTTCTCGGATGTGCGCATCTACAAGATCGGCGCCCCCTCCATCCCGGATTCCTGCCTGCCCCTGGGGATGTCTCAGGACGACACGCAGCTGAAGCTGGTCCCCGTGACGCCGGGGAGGGACTTGACGCACCACGTGCTGAGCGTGAGCTGCATGGAGGACGAGGCGGAAGCAGGCGCGGGGGGGACATCGGGCCCGAGGAGGGGGGTGTTGGAGAGCCCTGTGTGTGGCTTCATCGTGGTGACAGCCGTGGACACCCAGGCCCAGGTGATGACGGTGCTGTCACCGGCCCCGCGGCCTCTGCCCAGACACACGCTGCTCATCATGGACATCCGGTTTATTGACCTCAAGTGA